CCAAACTGAattcatctaaaaataataataatgaattgtGTTTTTATTCTTGTAGCATCACCCTTGGTGGATTTGGTGCTGATCGTTTCTATTTGGGCCAGTGGCGGGAAGGTCTGGGGAAACTCTTCAGTTTTGGTGGACTGGGAATATGGACGCTAATCGATGTGCTGCTGATAGGTGTTGGCTACGTGGGACCTGCAGACGGTtctctttatatttaaatgtggGTGCAATGTGTTTCAGAGAGGAGTGATTGCTTGGAAAGGGCTCTAAGTAAAGGAATGTAGAGATTTGAGCCGTTAAGGTAGAACGAAGAACAAGTGTTCTTTCTGTGtgcatacattttaatgtaCAGTATCTGTACTTAGTTTGCCTTTAACTAAGGTAAAATAAAAGAGTGGATCACTGAGTAAGttgaaattcattttctttctcctatgGACATGctatttttctatgaaaaaagtTGAAGAGCTAACCAAATTCTGCACTGTGCTTGAACATGGATCATCTGTCAAGTACCAAGAGATGCACACTAACTTGAATGTTGAGTTGTTTACTTCATATTTGTATGCTTGAATTTAACTTTAAAGCTAACTTCCCTAAATATGTCagtaatatatataatttttgtatttgtggGAGGATAATTTATTTGCCTGAATTAATCTAGCAGTATGTAGATCACCACGTTTTGGGATGTTAATCACATTCATCTCTGGTTTGGGATAGAGCAGGAGCTGACATTTGCTTAGTGACTTGTTGACTTAAAATTGTGGGGGTTTTAGAATTAGATTGCAGTAATGCTAATagctaaatataaaataattgatGCAGATTTTTGGATTGTTCCagaatgtctttattttgattGGGTTGACCTGCGTATCAGTGAAAGGTACAATTGGTATTCTTGTGCTAGCAAGCTTGCCGAGTTAATTCGAAAAAGGCCTTGGCCGTATAATCGATGCCTTTATCCACATGGGACTCTGTAACTCGGTGATGTAGCGAACTGTAGTGCTGTCACAGCACAGTTGAGGTGAGCTCGCTGAACGCCCGAGGGGGCTGCCGCCCTCTGCGCCAGGCGACCTCCGGCCGTGCCCCCCGCGCTGGGCCTGAGCTGTGTCGGGCGTGTAGGACCGAGGTGCAGCAAATCTGAGAATCCTGTCACTGGAATAAACGTGAAGCTTTAATGGCGCTAATTAGTAATCGTGTTTTGTGTGACCCCGCCTtcgctcccgccgccccggccggcTGTCAGCGGGGCCGTGGCACCCACCCCGCGCCGAGCACGTCGCCcggctgcctgcccgctgccggGGCGGAACGCAACGCAACGCAACGCAACGctcggggccgggccgggccggggggcggTGCCGCCCTGCTGCCGCCGTGACCTCGGCCGCGGCCCGCCCTCCGCCGGCACAGGCGCCGTCATGGCGGCGGAGCGGGAGCGGGACCTGCGCTTCTACCGGCAGCTGCCCAAAGTGGTGAGCGCCGCGGGAACCCGCGGTACGGGCGGGAGCGGGGGCTTGAGGGGCTGGCGGCGCTCCGGTACTGCGGGAGGGAGGGCGGCTGCTTTCTCAGAGGTTCTATGAAACGGGCACTTCTATGTCCTGTATCCCACAGAAGAATGCGGTAGGTGTTTGCCTGTCCAGCTTGTTCGCAGTTCTTGGCATCTAATCTTCTTCCAATTAAATCAATTGAGCatgatctttattttcttttttttttttttttgccctgttttGCCCCGAGGCTAGCCCAACAAGTCTGTCTCTGATAACGCCGCTTTTTTCCATGTCCCGAAGGGTGTGCCTGCCTTCCAACGTATCTGTGCTATCGTTCGGTACGTGTTCCTGTGGGTTTATCGCTGTTACCGTCCTGCGCTCGCAAAACAGCGAATGGCACGTACTCCAGCGGAGAGCTTGCACAGTAAATGCACAGGTGCACAATCAAAGCCACATCAAATCACACCGTCCCTGTATTCACACAAGCCTTTTCAGTAAGCTGTTTTTCAGGGTTCATCTTTGATATCTAACTGAATTCTGTGAGGTATTTCACTTGTAAGACTGAAAAATTCAAGACAGTAGTAGTAGCGTGTACCTGGCTTGATTTCCAAAGTGGTAAGCAGCCGTAGCTCCTCGTGTTTAGTTGGTGTTGTGCACTTTCACGGTTTATGCTAATCTGACCCCCTTTCCTCTGCTTGTGAACTTTGTACTTTAAAATAGCGAGCTGAAATATACTTCATAAAATTAACTAAATCTTGAAAGAGTTACAATTTCAATTGTATGTTTCCCAGTCAAAGGTTTGAAGAACTATTtctccaatttttctttttcccatgcGTTCGATGGGGGCAAGTAACAAAGCAGATGCTTTGCAAACGCATTTTGGATGAGACgggagggcagcagggaccTGTTCTTATGTCCGGAGCTAAGAGATCATAAGGAGCAAAGGTGAAGTGAGGAGTGGAGCTGAGGAGTGCAAGTTTGGACCCCAAAGGCAGGTTGTCGAGGGACAGTCAGGCAGAAAGCAGTCTCAGGCAGAGGAGGGCAATCATTCCAGTTGCTGTTAATAGGCAGAGGTAACATCTTGCTGCATTTCTGGTGTGAGTTAAAActtcaaagaatgaaaaaaaggtgaGTGGATATACAGATGTTGCTATTTTCAAACGATGTACGCGTACGTTGGATGGGGAAAGAGTTCTTGAATCCTTGTACTTTTCGTAGCACTGAGCTGTTCGCTTCCCCCTCACCTTGAATTGCACCACTCCCACAAGCAGCTGGTGAGCCCTTTCTTCCTGAGCCGGCTCTGCTCCCGCTGAGATCCGTGCTAACAGCAGCCCACGGAGCGAGGAGGAGCAAATAGGACAGTCTCAGCTGAACCAGTGCACGCAAAAAACACGGGGAAACAATTATTAGCCAAAGAGAGAGATacctgttattttattttcaaacttgGAGTGAAACAATAATGTGGGATACAAGAACAGTAATACAAACACGATATGGAAGCCATCCTTTTCACCAGACACAAATCCGTAGGATATTTTTCTCTCTAGGAACTTCATGCTCATTTGAACGGCTGTATCAGTTCTGCCACTATGAAGAAACTTATGGCCCAGAAGCCGTACCTTCAGATCCAGAATGGAATGACTGTCATtgacaaaggaaacaaaagaaccTTAGATGAGTGAGtatacacgtgtgtgtgtgtgtgtgatgaaCATTTACCAAGTGTCTTCATTAAGTTAAAACCAGAGAACTATATGGCCTTGTACGCTGActgcagaaaatacattttcaagttTTAGTTGTTAAGAGGTTTTGCTGATTGTATCTATAGGCTAACTCCTTAGATGGTTGCAAACTAAATGGAAATCTCATGTTGATTCATTCCctttttaaaggataaaaaattttcatttgtagCATATGTTCTTCAGAGAAGATTGACTCCTATGGTTTCCTTTTTTggaaacttcattttttcctttgtccttcAAAAAGTTTGGTggtaataataacaacaacttCTGTTGCAAATCCGTTATTAGCACTTAAAATCAGAAATCACCATTCAGATGGTCTTTGTATTTTAAGCTACAAGCTGGTTAATTGAGCTTAGCGAGTATGTGTTTTCAAAGTGTAGATTATTTGGTTCTGAATGCTCGTTTTACTGTTCAACATCTGTTCAAttaactttttaactttttgttttagatgttttcagatgtttcagatCATCTATCAGATTACCACTAGGACTGAAGATATTTTACTggtaaattaattaaaagtttgcttaaaacaagcaagaaataCACACAGTCAAAATTAGTTGGGTTTAACAGCATTGGGTTCCAAGTAACAACAACAGTCCCTTCAGTTGGAGGTCAGAATTATTATTGTAAAACactttaatttagaaatacagGATTTTATATAGCTTTTACCTTTAATTTTTGTGAAAGCAATGAGCTTCCACTGTGGTGGTTGTTATGACCACTCGGACACTTGGAATGATAATGTCTTAAAAATGGGATGTCTGTTCACTGTTACCAAAGCTTTGATTTACCCTACTCTCCTGTTTGTTCTGTGGTTTGTTACATACCAAAACTACAGAACTAGAATTGCCCTTAGTTCCCCTCAGACTACGAAACTGTCAGGGACAACTGTTGTGTGATCAAAACAGGGAGCAGAAAGTGGCGTAGCGTCCTCCCGTTCCGCCTGTAAAGGGGCTTTTAGGCAGCCCATTAAACTTGCAGAAAGGTACAGTACCTGGGGAAGGGGTTACAACTGCACCAGTGGAGGGGTGTTCTTGTTCGGACAAGGAAATTCTCATTTCTCCGAACTCTCTTCAGTATCTCCGAGGGAACTGAAGTATTTCCAGAGATGGAGAGCACCAAAACCACATAAGGCCTGAAAATTTTGCCGGTGTTTCACACCAAACCACCCCTGGGTCTTTTAGttgtaaaggaaaatataacCATGACAAGCATTACTTTCATGATGTTGAATACACTGTTTCTTAATCAGATAACTAAAGACGTTATTAAAGAATTTGCTGATGATGGCGTCAAGTATCTGGAACTGAGGAGCActcccagagaagaaaagaccACAGGTACAGtctgttctggtttttaatttgtaaGTCTGACATGCTATAAAACTTAGTTAAGAACTATGTTAATAACAAGTATAATCAAATTTAGTTGGTTCACTAAAAATagactttaaaagcaaagatttaacCACGTAAAAGCATGTCACTTTACTATTAGATTTTTGAGGACAAAAATGTCTCGGTTATAACTCTACTACCTAAGAATTTTGGTTATTCACTTTAGTATGATGTCTGAGTCTGCTAATATTCTTAATAGCTGATAGATTttgttacttcatttttatttttttttagaggtgGTTTAATAGAAAGACATAAGAGAAGTCCTGTTGCTACTCTCTGGTTGACACTAAGTTAGTCTCTTTCTTCCATGTGCCTAGGAGGAGGCTTAATTCAAATGTATGCTTCAAACATATATAAACAGAATTAGAACTATATAGATTAGGAGACTATGGACTAAAATCAAAGGTGCAAAATGAAACTTAGGAGGTTAGAGAGCTGGGTCTGCaacacaataaaattaattccaatATTTATTCCAAATGTGTACATGTGTTTGTAGGTATGACCAAAAGGATGTATGTTGAAACTGTACTTGAGGGTATAAAGCAGTGTAAAGAAGAAGGCTTGGATATAGATGTAAGGTAAATAAAGCACATGGAGTACCTCTGTTTCAAGGTTTTGTGTAGTCTGATGCTCGGTCATGGTTTGTAGAGAGGTTTACAAACTATCagcataggaaagaaaattatgcttAAACTAGATTACATGGAATGGAAACAGGTAATTCATGTGGAAACCTgaatttttatcttcctttttactGATAGAGAATAAAACTGGGTAAAGCTTTTCAGCTCTAAGACTGTCCATTCTCTGCAACATTCTCAGTGTTTTTGATGGAAATTGCTTTAAAGACTCCTTTTCACAGCCTAGATTGATTGCAATGATTTTGCTTGATTAGCTGTACAACAACCTGCTCTAAAGAAGAGGTAGTCCTAACTGGCAGAGAAGTTTCAGAAGGTGTTAGCGCTTGCTTGGAAGCAGCCTGCTTGCCTGTCTTTTGTACTCTCAGTAGCAACCCTTGTTAGATTTATTTGTGGAAGCTGAAGAATTGTCATTCTTCATGTGTGCACCTCAGAGAGGTTGCTCGCCTGATAGCGCAGGCAGCAAATGAGCAGTGTGTtgttccctgccctccctctcaCCGTGGCTGCTGCATTTCAGGCTAACCTGTTTATCTGAGTCCCTCTGCGCTTTGGTACCTTCATCCCTTCAACAGTTTCCTATACAAATACTCTTTATACTCAACCGTGAAGGATGCGAAGTGccatttttgtttgtatgaGATTTATTGGTCTCCTGATATTACAGCTTGTATTTAACTTCCTATGTACGTGTCTATCCTAGGTTGTTAATAGCAATAAATAGAAGAGGTGGCCCAGCAGTTGCTAAGCAGACTGTTAAACTTGCTGAAGAGTTCCTTCTTTCCACTGATGGCGTTGTAGTAGGACTTGACCTCAGTGGTGATCCCACTGTaagtttttgtttaattttggtCTGTTCTTGAAGAGAACTATTATCATGCTGTGTAACGACAAGCAGTTCTAATCATACTTTGTTCTTACAAGTTTTTGTCCAATGTTTGTTGCTAGTTTGAATGGATTGCTCGTAGTCTTGATACCAGGCTAATCTGGTTTCTGTCAGGGATGGATACTCTAACAAAGAATTAATAGATTAATTACGTGGCACTGAAAAAAGAACCACTGAAAAGTAGTGTTTATCTGGAAGTGTCTGTTACTACATTGTGCCTACCAGATTGACTGGGCTGAGGCAAGTTAAGTAACACTGCAAGTTGACACCAGTTTAAATTTTGTTTAGATGCACCAAATGCTTATTGCgtattaagaaagcaaaaatgtttgaGGACAGCTGTCAAGTTGAAACGAACCAGCTCTAGGTGATAACTGTAGAAAGGATATAAAAATCAAGACAATTGGCATGTCAGGGTCAGGCATCATCTGAACTAACGACTTTTG
This is a stretch of genomic DNA from Balearica regulorum gibbericeps isolate bBalReg1 chromosome 12, bBalReg1.pri, whole genome shotgun sequence. It encodes these proteins:
- the MAPDA gene encoding N6-Methyl-AMP deaminase isoform X1, coding for MAAERERDLRFYRQLPKVELHAHLNGCISSATMKKLMAQKPYLQIQNGMTVIDKGNKRTLDECFQMFQIIYQITTRTEDILLITKDVIKEFADDGVKYLELRSTPREEKTTGMTKRMYVETVLEGIKQCKEEGLDIDVRLLIAINRRGGPAVAKQTVKLAEEFLLSTDGVVVGLDLSGDPTAGHGQDFLEPLSEAKKAGLKLALHLSEIPNQEEETKILLGLPPDRIGHGTFLNSATAGSEELVPLVRQNHIPIELCMTSNIKTQTVPSCDKHHFGYWYNMGHPAVLCTDDKGVFATDLSQEYELVAKTFNLTRSQMWDLSYESINYIFASSAVKSKLREQWCKLKPSLFD
- the MAPDA gene encoding N6-Methyl-AMP deaminase isoform X2 is translated as MSCIPQKNAELHAHLNGCISSATMKKLMAQKPYLQIQNGMTVIDKGNKRTLDECFQMFQIIYQITTRTEDILLITKDVIKEFADDGVKYLELRSTPREEKTTGMTKRMYVETVLEGIKQCKEEGLDIDVRLLIAINRRGGPAVAKQTVKLAEEFLLSTDGVVVGLDLSGDPTAGHGQDFLEPLSEAKKAGLKLALHLSEIPNQEEETKILLGLPPDRIGHGTFLNSATAGSEELVPLVRQNHIPIELCMTSNIKTQTVPSCDKHHFGYWYNMGHPAVLCTDDKGVFATDLSQEYELVAKTFNLTRSQMWDLSYESINYIFASSAVKSKLREQWCKLKPSLFD